From a region of the Roseivirga sp. 4D4 genome:
- the hemF gene encoding oxygen-dependent coproporphyrinogen oxidase produces MPHIDKEHIAGVFRNIQDHICAELEKADGLGEFQEDKWTRPGGGGGRSRVLRHGNIIEKGGVNFSEVHGKTPEKLLKSFGLTEGEFFATGVSIVLHPENPWVPIIHMNIRYFEMSTGTYWFGGGIDLTPHYVDHDDASFFHEKLKAVCDKHDSFYYKEFKDWADNYFYIKHRKETRGIGGIFFDHKSGDKEHSKEDIFNFVKDVGLCFAPIYTYFMQKNAGKPYGSREKNWQRLRRGRYVEFNLVLDRGTKFGLETDGRTESILMSLPPEAGWEYDYEPPVKSLESDTLRLLKKGIDWTA; encoded by the coding sequence ATGCCGCATATCGACAAAGAACATATAGCCGGAGTTTTTAGAAACATTCAGGATCATATCTGTGCAGAACTAGAAAAAGCCGATGGACTAGGCGAATTCCAAGAAGATAAATGGACCAGGCCTGGCGGTGGTGGTGGCAGAAGCAGGGTTTTGCGTCATGGAAACATCATCGAAAAAGGAGGTGTCAACTTTTCTGAGGTCCATGGTAAGACGCCTGAGAAACTTTTGAAATCTTTCGGCCTGACCGAAGGTGAGTTCTTTGCTACAGGTGTGTCGATCGTTTTGCATCCCGAAAATCCATGGGTTCCCATAATCCATATGAATATCAGGTATTTTGAAATGTCTACTGGTACCTATTGGTTTGGTGGCGGCATTGACCTGACCCCTCACTATGTCGATCATGATGATGCGAGCTTCTTTCATGAAAAGCTAAAGGCCGTATGTGACAAACATGACTCCTTTTACTACAAAGAATTTAAGGACTGGGCTGACAATTACTTCTATATCAAACACCGAAAAGAAACCCGTGGCATTGGAGGGATTTTCTTTGATCATAAGTCGGGAGACAAGGAACATTCGAAGGAAGACATCTTCAACTTTGTGAAAGACGTTGGACTGTGCTTCGCGCCTATCTACACCTACTTTATGCAGAAGAATGCGGGTAAACCTTATGGATCGAGAGAAAAGAACTGGCAACGACTAAGAAGAGGTCGCTATGTAGAATTCAACCTGGTGCTAGACAGGGGAACCAAATTTGGACTCGAAACCGATGGAAGAACAGAATCCATTCTGATGAGCTTACCGCCTGAAGCAGGTTGGGAATATGACTATGAGCCGCCTGTCAAGTCGCTAGAATCTGATACCCTAAGATTACTCAAAAAAGGAATTGATTGGACGGCATGA